Genomic segment of Tissierella sp.:
CTATATAGAACTAGGAGATGGAGATGAGCTTTGGGAATTACCTGATTTTAAAGAAATAATAAGAAACCATAATGATGTATTTTGGCTGATGTCTAAGTTCTATGAAGACAAGAGATTCTATATGTTATTTGGAAATCATGATATTGTTAAGAAGGATAAAAGATTCATAGAAGAGAACCTATATTATTATAATGAAAGAATTCATAAAGACATTTCTTTATTTAAAGACATACAAGTCCATGAAGGCCTAATACTGAATTATAAAGATTATAAAAGTAAAATTTTTCTAGTACATGGGCATCAAGTAGAATTCCTAAATTATGATATTTGGCCCATTGCAAGACTCTTGGTAAGACACATATGGAGACCACTTGAACTTTATGGTATCAATGATGTAACTAGGACTGCAAATAATTATAAGAAGAGACATAAGCTAGCAACAAAGCTTATCCAATGGGTCAAAAGCAATAAACATATCCTAATAGCTGGACACAATCATAGGCCATATTTTCCTGAAGTAGGTGATCTTCCTTATTTTAACGATGGAAGCTGCGTCCATCCAAGATGCATAACAGGAATAGAAATTGTAGAAGGAAATATTATGCTAATTAAATGGAGTGTAAAAGTCAATGAAAAAGGATTGCTATATATAGGCAAAGATATACTAGCAGGACCAAGAAAGCTGGACTTATATTTTTAAAAATCTTGTGTAAGGGCTACTGCAAAATCTGCAGTAGCTAAAATATTAATCTTCATCATATTTTTAAGAATTTTACTTGAAGAAAGCTAAAATACTTGAATAATATTAGTTAAAATTGGAATTCTACCTGTAGGAGGTGTTGACAATGACAACTATAAATCTATCACAAAAAGAAAGAATGTTACTAGAAGACCAAAAAAGCCATGAAGAGATATGTATTCAAAAGTACACTAACTATGCTAATCAGACACAAGACCCAGCATTAAAGCAGTTATTTACAACCCATGCACAACAAGAACAACATCATTACGATACAATTAATCAAATTTTATCTGGAACTGTTCCAAATATGAACCAACAAGGTCAACAGCAAAACCAGCAAAATAAGCAAAACAATATGCAAGCACAAGGAAATGTTGGCATGGTTAACAGTAATGATGCTGCACTATGTAGTGACTTACTTATGACAGAAAAATTTGTATCTGGTGCATATGATACAGCTATATTTGAGTGTAGAGATACCAAATTACGAGACGCACTTAACCACATTCAAAAAGAAGAGCAAAAGCATGGAGAAGAAATTTTTAATTACATGCAAAGCCATGGCATGTACAATGTAAAATAAGTATTACTTCATATAGTTAGTTTTTGAAGGCCTACAGTTTATTGCTGTTGGCCTTTAAAATGTCCTCTTGTTTGGTATAAAAACAAAGCTACTGCAAAATCTGCAGCAGCAAAATATTAATCTTCACTATTAGCATAGATAGCAATGGCATCTCTTAAGAACTCTGCCAATCCAGCTTGTTCCTTATCATAATATGCTTTGAATCTTTCATCATCAACATACATTTGAGTAAGATTTGCATGTGCTTCTCTGCTATAGGAATCCCAATAATAGCTTAACCATTGGCGATGTAAGTCTGCAGCTTTTTGAGCTATTTCTCCAGCTGGATCTTTAGTATCAAATGCCAATTTTAATGTGTCAATTACACTGGAGCTAAGTTTTTGTAGTTCTTCATACTGATCCTCGGTCATATTTTTAAACTTTTTATTTGATTTTTCTACTACTTCATCTCCGTATCTTTCCCTAGCTTCTTTTCCATATTTCTCCTCATTATCGTCAATCATTGTTTGCTTAAAGCCTTCAAATTTCTCTTTATCACTCATTATAATTCTCCCTTCTTTAGAAGCCAAAGTATTATCTATATTGGCAATTAATATATTTATTTTCTCTTTCTCAGCAAGGAGTTTCTTTCGATGTTCCATAAGTGCAGTTATTTCATTAAAAGAACTTGATGTTATTATAGTTTTTATGCTGTCTAAATCCATACCTAGCTCCCGATAGAATAATATTTGCTGCAATTTATCAACTTCTTTCTTGCCATAAATTCGATAGCCAGAGGAATTAATTTTTGCAGGTTTAAGAATTTCTATTTCATCATAATATCTTAGTGTTCTACTACTAATGCCTGCTAAGTTAGCTAGTTTCTGCACTGTATATTCCATATCATTCACCTCCCTATAAAGATACTATATACCTTTACGCTGCGTCAATGTCAACAGTTTTATACTAGTTTTTTTATTTTGATTCAGTCTATGTTTTAGAATGTTAGAAGCTTATTATTGTTTGGAGAAAAGTCCTCTTGTTTGCTATAATATGAAAATAAAGAACAAAGGAATCTTTTCTTTGAACATGCCTATGTTTCGTGATACAATAAAGAAAATCATATAAGGGAGGATAATCATGACTAAACATAAAATCTATACAATGAGTTTCGCAAGTGTCTATCCCCATTATATTGCTAAAGCCGAGAAAAAAGGCCGAATGAAAGTAGAAGTTGATGAAATTATCCGGTGGTTGACAGGATATAGCCAGGAAGAGCTAGAAGTGCATCTAGAAAAACAGACAGACTTTGAGACTTTCTTTGCAGAAGCTCCCCAACTGAATCCTTCACGGGCTTTGATTAAGGGTGTGGTCTGCGGTGTAAGAGTGGAAGATATAGAAGAAGCAACTATGCAGGAAATTCGTTATTTGGATAAACTGATAGATGAATTAGCAAAGGGAAAAGTCATGGATAAGATTTTGCGAAAATAATAATATTTCTAGGTAATATTTTTAAAGGAGTGAATGAAGTGGGTAGATTAAGAATTCTTCTTCAAAATTGAGATTATAATTTGAGGAGGATAAATATGGATAAAGTAATAATAAAGAAGGATGTAATACCTGAAATTGATCAATTAATGGATTTGTACAATGATGTTGAATGGCTTGCCTATACTAAGGATAAAACAAGACTATACAATGCCGCCAGCAATTCACTAAAGCTATTAACTGCATGGGATGATGATAAATTAGTTGGTTTGATTCGTGTAGTAGGTGACGGTTATACAATTATTTATATACAAGATATATTAGTCTTGGAGAGTTATCAAGGGAAAGGCATTGGAAGTCATTTGTTAAAGCTAATTTTAGAAGAATATAAAACAATTCGCCAAATTGTTTTAATGACAGATAATACGGAAAAAACAATAAGCTTCTATCAAAAAAATGGCATGGTAGAAACTGGTGAATACAATGGTGTTGCATTTGTTAAATATTCTTTTTAGCAATCTAACATAAGTAATTCATAAATGGAAAAGAAGGAGAATCTTTATATAATAAAGGTTCTCTTTTTCATCTAGTCTAGGATAAGGATAAAATCAAATTAGTTATTTTAGATTAGTAGTTTATGTTACAATATATTATATAAAGGATAATAGAAAAATTTGGAATAGGGGTGATACAAATGAAACATGAGTGGAGAAAAGATGAAAAGAAATTATACATACCAAAGCAAAAGCCGGAACTTGTGTCTATTCCGGAACAAAAATTTTTTATGATAGAGGGAAAAGGAGATCCAAATAGTGAAGATTTTTTAAAAAGAATAGAAGTCCTATATTCATTGGCTTATGCTATCAGAATGATGCCCAAGCAGGGATATACCCCAGAAGGTTATTTTGAATATACAGTATATCCATTAGAAGGGCTATGGGATTTAACGGAAGAGGGAAGAAAACTAGACACACTAGATAAAGATGAATTATTATATACTATTATGATTAGGCAACCTGATTTTGTAACAAAAGAAGTAGTAGATAGAGCATTTGAAAGCACAAGAAAAAAGAAACCTAATCCATTACTAGATGAAGTATCATTTAATACTATTGAAGATGGTTTATCTGTTCAGATTCTCCATATGGGTTCTTACGATAATGAGCCACAAAGTTTTCAAAAAATGAAAGATTTCATAGAAGAAAATAATCTTGAAATAAAAACACTAAGACATAGAGAGATTTATCTTTCAGATGCAAGAAAAGTTGAACCTGAAAAACTGAAAACAGTTTTAAGGTATATGGTCAGCAGAAAATAAAGACAAAAAGAAGTAAATTAACTGGAGGATGTAAGACAATGATATAGATTGTCCAATGTTTTATTTATATAAATATAATTACTATGGAAATGATACTTCAAGATTGGAAGTGGAAAAGATGTATACAAAAACTGAAATACTTAATATAGCGAAACAACAATTTGCTCTTGATTATAATTGTCAACTACTAGACTTTGAAAAGGATGGAAATACAATTACTGAAAATAAGCTTTTAGATGGCAGGCGAATCTATGAAAGTGATGGTTGCTTCCTAAAGATAATTACTATAGGTGGCAGGGCAATAATCTGTGCTGATGATAAAATAAGACCTTGGATTGAGGAAAAGATTTTAAAACGAGATGCCTGTTGGTTGTTTGACTATGATAAACTTAGGGCAATAGATAATAAATTAAGAGAATTTGGCCATGAGATTGATCAGATGCCTCACTTCTATCTACCTAATTCTGTTAATTGTGAAACAAAGCCAATTACTAAAATAAAATGGTTTGAAATGGAAGATATATTACAATTTCAAGGAGACGACAGGTTTGATGAAGCTTTTATGTTTAATGACAATTATCCAGATGTTTTAGGAGTTGCCGCTTTTGATGGTGATATTATAATGGGGATGGCAGGGGCTAGTGCAGACAGTAAAACTTTATATCAAATTGGTATTAATGTCCTACCTGAATATAACGGAAGAGGTATTGGTATAAATCTAGTTGCATTAATAAAACAGGAACTCTTAAACCGTGGAAAGATACCTTTTTATGGAACAGCAGTATCTCATATAATCTCTAAGAATATTGCTATAAGTGCTGGCTTTTTTCCTGCATGGGCAGAAATGTATTCAAGAAAAATTGAGGATTAAATTATAATGGATTATATATTTTTTATATTCTGGAATGCATGGTGTAACTCCTAAGGCGGCGCGTACCTTGGGAGTAAAACTTAAAGCCTATCCACGCATCACTTTTCATATTTCAATTAAAGGAGATGTTGAGATGGAATATCGTATTGAAGAAAAAGAAAGTATAAATCTAGTTGGAGTGGTTAAGTATATCAAGAGACAATCAGCAAAATACTATGGAAAATGATTGGAAAGAAGCTGCGGGTGAAGTTTGGGATACTTGGGAAGAGTTTTTAAACGGTGGTCTCAATGAGAAAATTAGTGAGCTTTATCACGCACCGATGTGGCAGATGGGTTTCACAAAAACACTGGAGACTGGAGAAGCTTTACTTGCAATTGGTGCAGAAGCAGATACAAATACAAATGATTTAACTGACTTGCAGACTTATACTATTCCAGAGAATAAATGGGTAATATTTACCGTAAGAGGTAGCTTAAGCGGTAAAGAGCATCCAATTGATGCAATGTGGGCAAGAATAACAATTGAATGGTTTCCAACATGTGAATATAAACGAGCGGCTAATTATGAAATTGAGGTCTATCCTCCAAGTGACACAAGCTCTGACGATTATGCTTGTGAAATATGGATTCCCATTACTAAATAATAACATCTTGTAGTCTTTAAACATAAAAATTGCCATAAGGAATAAATAACTACGGCTTTTGGAATAAAATTTTAAAATCAACCTACAGTGGAATTTAAATAGAAAATTCCACTGTAGGTTGATTTATCTCTTTTTTATTGGAATATAAATATCCATACAGATTTTTTCATATTCCCAAGGGTGACAACGCTCATCGTAGAATTCAAAATCTAGCTTAGAGTCATCAATTTCATAGCCAGAGTTTGGAAACCATTCTTCAAATATATACTTCCAAGTTCCTTTGATTGAACTTACAAAGCTATCATCATTTGAAGCTACAGTTGGAGTGGTAAAAACAGCATAGGTTGCTGTTGGTACTTCAAGTGTCCACATTTCATCAGTTGCTTGATCAAAATTAGTAACTTCTATGCCTAGTATATAAGAAAATTCATCGGTTTCCATACTAGTATTTATACAAATTCCGTACTCTCCGTGTCTAGGAGAGCTTTGTGTCCTATATAAATGTGCTTCCTTGCCTTCTATATTACATTGATCCCAAAAGGCAGGAATATCCCTAGAGTGAGCATTATTTCTCAGGGTAGTTTTAAACTCATATCCTACTATCCTAAAAGAATCTCTATTTATTATTTTAGGTTGCATTATGATACCTCCAATTTTATTTGTTTTAATTTTCTTTAAATCTACTTTTTGTGGGAAACCTATTGGCGCGTGCAGTCTGTAAAAGCTTGGTGTATATCCAAAACATTTTTTGAAAGCTTTTGTAAATCCAGCATGGGTTTCAAATCCCAAATCTAAAGCAATATCAAATATTTTATTATTACCACTAAGTTCAGAAAGAGCATATTGAAGTTTTCTCCTTGTTACATACTCCATAACGGGAATCCTGACAAAGCTATGGAATACCCTATAATAGTGATAAGTAGAGAAACCTGCAATTTCTGCTAGTTTATCAACTGTTATCTTTTCACC
This window contains:
- a CDS encoding metallophosphoesterase, giving the protein MRILNRLTKIFNNSKEINIDDNSKIIIMSDVHRGDGNWSDSFARNQNVFFAALNHYYQKNYTYIELGDGDELWELPDFKEIIRNHNDVFWLMSKFYEDKRFYMLFGNHDIVKKDKRFIEENLYYYNERIHKDISLFKDIQVHEGLILNYKDYKSKIFLVHGHQVEFLNYDIWPIARLLVRHIWRPLELYGINDVTRTANNYKKRHKLATKLIQWVKSNKHILIAGHNHRPYFPEVGDLPYFNDGSCVHPRCITGIEIVEGNIMLIKWSVKVNEKGLLYIGKDILAGPRKLDLYF
- a CDS encoding spore coat protein: MTTINLSQKERMLLEDQKSHEEICIQKYTNYANQTQDPALKQLFTTHAQQEQHHYDTINQILSGTVPNMNQQGQQQNQQNKQNNMQAQGNVGMVNSNDAALCSDLLMTEKFVSGAYDTAIFECRDTKLRDALNHIQKEEQKHGEEIFNYMQSHGMYNVK
- a CDS encoding MerR family transcriptional regulator; this translates as MEYTVQKLANLAGISSRTLRYYDEIEILKPAKINSSGYRIYGKKEVDKLQQILFYRELGMDLDSIKTIITSSSFNEITALMEHRKKLLAEKEKINILIANIDNTLASKEGRIIMSDKEKFEGFKQTMIDDNEEKYGKEARERYGDEVVEKSNKKFKNMTEDQYEELQKLSSSVIDTLKLAFDTKDPAGEIAQKAADLHRQWLSYYWDSYSREAHANLTQMYVDDERFKAYYDKEQAGLAEFLRDAIAIYANSED
- a CDS encoding DUF2200 domain-containing protein gives rise to the protein MTKHKIYTMSFASVYPHYIAKAEKKGRMKVEVDEIIRWLTGYSQEELEVHLEKQTDFETFFAEAPQLNPSRALIKGVVCGVRVEDIEEATMQEIRYLDKLIDELAKGKVMDKILRK
- a CDS encoding GNAT family N-acetyltransferase, with translation MDKVIIKKDVIPEIDQLMDLYNDVEWLAYTKDKTRLYNAASNSLKLLTAWDDDKLVGLIRVVGDGYTIIYIQDILVLESYQGKGIGSHLLKLILEEYKTIRQIVLMTDNTEKTISFYQKNGMVETGEYNGVAFVKYSF
- a CDS encoding GyrI-like domain-containing protein, which gives rise to MKHEWRKDEKKLYIPKQKPELVSIPEQKFFMIEGKGDPNSEDFLKRIEVLYSLAYAIRMMPKQGYTPEGYFEYTVYPLEGLWDLTEEGRKLDTLDKDELLYTIMIRQPDFVTKEVVDRAFESTRKKKPNPLLDEVSFNTIEDGLSVQILHMGSYDNEPQSFQKMKDFIEENNLEIKTLRHREIYLSDARKVEPEKLKTVLRYMVSRK
- a CDS encoding GNAT family N-acetyltransferase, with protein sequence MFYLYKYNYYGNDTSRLEVEKMYTKTEILNIAKQQFALDYNCQLLDFEKDGNTITENKLLDGRRIYESDGCFLKIITIGGRAIICADDKIRPWIEEKILKRDACWLFDYDKLRAIDNKLREFGHEIDQMPHFYLPNSVNCETKPITKIKWFEMEDILQFQGDDRFDEAFMFNDNYPDVLGVAAFDGDIIMGMAGASADSKTLYQIGINVLPEYNGRGIGINLVALIKQELLNRGKIPFYGTAVSHIISKNIAISAGFFPAWAEMYSRKIED
- a CDS encoding GyrI-like domain-containing protein, yielding MENDWKEAAGEVWDTWEEFLNGGLNEKISELYHAPMWQMGFTKTLETGEALLAIGAEADTNTNDLTDLQTYTIPENKWVIFTVRGSLSGKEHPIDAMWARITIEWFPTCEYKRAANYEIEVYPPSDTSSDDYACEIWIPITK
- a CDS encoding AraC family transcriptional regulator, which gives rise to MDYIDLIQNTIDYIDDNIGEKITVDKLAEIAGFSTYHYYRVFHSFVRIPVMEYVTRRKLQYALSELSGNNKIFDIALDLGFETHAGFTKAFKKCFGYTPSFYRLHAPIGFPQKVDLKKIKTNKIGGIIMQPKIINRDSFRIVGYEFKTTLRNNAHSRDIPAFWDQCNIEGKEAHLYRTQSSPRHGEYGICINTSMETDEFSYILGIEVTNFDQATDEMWTLEVPTATYAVFTTPTVASNDDSFVSSIKGTWKYIFEEWFPNSGYEIDDSKLDFEFYDERCHPWEYEKICMDIYIPIKKR